One window of Lacerta agilis isolate rLacAgi1 chromosome 14, rLacAgi1.pri, whole genome shotgun sequence genomic DNA carries:
- the LOC117058678 gene encoding 72 kDa type IV collagenase-like, with translation MASIITCLLYSWVLLPLLTASEVSSTESLPCKFPFIYNKKSYSACTRDGAGDNTLWCSTTDNYDRDSKWKSCAIQEYGGNSNGQPCVFPFAYKSQTFYTCSNEDDPHGRFWCATTGSYDKDKKWSYCADTRLSTNPTGPCVFPFIYKGKSYTSCTTDGESDGKLWCSLTRNYDVDSKWTYCGPQR, from the exons ATGGCTTCCATTATAACCTGCCTCTTGTACAGCTGGGTTCTCCTACCTTTGCTCACAGCAAGTGAAG TTTCCTCCACAGAATCCCTCCCTTGCAAATTCCCCTTCATTTACAACAAGAAATCCTACTCTGCATGTACCAGGGATGGAGCTGGTGATAACACATTGTGGTGTAGCACAACGGATAACTATGACAGGGACAGTAAATGGAAGTCCTGCGCCATTCAAG AATATGGAGGGAACTCCAATGGCCAGCCCTGTGTATTCCCCTTTGCTTACAAGAGCCAGACATTTTATACCTGCAGCAATGAGGATGATCCACATGGGAGGTTCTGGTGTGCCACTACAGGGAGCTATGATAAGGACAAGAAGTGGAGCTATTGCGCTGATACAA GACTGAGTACAAACCCTACAGGGCCATGTGTGTTTCCTTTCATCTACAAAGGAAAATCCTATACATCTTGCACAACTGATGGGGAATCCGATGGAAAACTCTGGTGCTCTCTGACCAGAAACTATGATGTAGACTCAAAATGGACATACTGTGGACCACAGAGATGA
- the LOC117057911 gene encoding olfactory receptor 1020-like: MAMEGQWDALMQLALPSSSSTSSSSSSGKIGIFWDQIRSRGGFCDSRPQLQNRTNQTTIANFILLGLVDHHPELQPLLFLAFLAIYFITMAGNLLLVVLVLADLHLHTPMYFFLGNLSCLEICYTSTILPRMLFSLLTGERSISANGCIAQYYFFGSLASTECYLLAMMSYDRYLAICKPLRYTSLMNGRLCLWLICVSWISGFLSNTIITSLELQLSFCGPNKIDHFFCDLAPVLKLSCSDTYVVELATLILAFMDTIPPFLLTLISYVLIIINILQIQSKVMRQKAFSTCSSHLIVVTLYFGSLISVYMAPTTDILKEFHQYFSLFYTVITPMVNPLIYSLRNRDVKEALYRTVRKAINLAQLP; the protein is encoded by the exons ATGGCCATGGAGGGGCAATGGGATGCTCTCATGCAGCTGGCACTGCCTTCATCTTCAAGTACCAGTTCATCTTCCTCCTCAGGGAAAATAGGGatattttgggatcaaatcagaagccggggtggCTTTTGTGATTCCAGGCCT CAACTGCAAAACAGAACAAATCAAACTACCATTGCCAACTTCATTCTTCTTGGATTGGTTGATCATCACCCAGAACTGCAGCCTCTTCTCTTCCTGGCGTTCCTAGCAATCTACTTTATTACCATGGCTGGGAATCTCCTCCTTGTTGTGCTAGTTCTGGCTGATCTTCACCTCCAcactcccatgtacttcttcctagGGAACCTGTCTTGCTTGGAGATCTGTTACACATCAACCATTCTTCCCCGGATGCTTTTCAGTCTTCTAACAGGAGAGAGATCCATTTCTGCTAATGGCTGCATTGCACAATACTATTTCTTTGGTTCCTTGGCATCTACTGAATGCTATCTCCTGGCTATGATGTCGTACGATCGATATTTAGCCATCTGCAAGCCACTGCGCTACACCTCTCTCATGAATGGTAGGCTCTGTCTATGGCTTATTTGTGTCTCCTGGATAAGTGGTTTTCTAAGTAACACCATCATAACCTCTCTAGAGTTGCAGCTATCATTCTGTGGCCCCAACAAAATTGACCATTTCTTTTGTGATCTGGCCCCAGTGCTGAAGCTTTCCTGTAGTGACACCTATGTGGTGGAACTTGCAACTCTCATCCTGGCATTCATGGATACCATACCCCCATTTCTACTTACCTTGATCTCATACGTGCTTATCATCATCAATATCCTCCAGATCCAGTCCAAAGTCATGAGGCAAAAAGCCTTCTCCACTTGTTCCTCCCATCTCATTGTAGTGACCCTCTACTTTGGGTCTCTCATCAGCGTCTACATGGCTCCCACAACTGACATACTGAAGGAATTTCATCaatacttctctctcttttatactGTCATAACCCCCATGGTCAATCCCCTCATATACAGCCTGAGAAATAGAGATGTCAAGGAGGCCCTATACAGAACTGTCAGAAAAGCTATCAATTTGGCTCAGTTACCTTAA